The Microplitis demolitor isolate Queensland-Clemson2020A chromosome 8, iyMicDemo2.1a, whole genome shotgun sequence genome has a segment encoding these proteins:
- the LOC106693448 gene encoding uncharacterized protein LOC106693448 translates to MGIVYETKSGAVVGDNGYFDVSIPLSLLLGFAEDYHKVVINAKHELILIRSNANLNAYIVATPAAGAHAETVKITLQKIDWIVPYVTMADKQKIEALNYITSDPAISISFRAWEMYEYPLLPNTSKHIWAVRTSTQLEKPRFVILGFQTARKNDATKNASVFDHCNIRDIKLFLNSQSYPYGNLNLNIANNQYALFYDMYMNFQISYYNKEPEPLLTKKKFLEQAPLYVIDCSKQNESIKSGPVDIRLEFESTNQFPVQISAYCLIIHDRIVKYNPTNSIVRKLI, encoded by the coding sequence atgggTATCGTGTATGAGACAAAAAGTGGTGCTGTGGTTGGTGACAATGGTTACTTTGATGTATCTATACCACTGAGTCTTTTGCTAGGATTTGCTGAAGATTACCataaagttgtcatcaatGCAAAGCATGAGTTGATTTTAATAAGATCAAATGCTAATTTAAATGCATACATTGTGGCCACCCCTGCTGCTGGAGCTCATGCTGAAACTGTTAAAATTACGCTGCAAAAAATCGATTGGATTGTACCATATGTAACTATggctgataaacaaaaaattgaagcctTGAATTATATTACAAGTGATCCAgctatctcaatcagtttccgGGCTTGGGAGATGTACGAGTATCCTCTATTGCCAAATACTTCGAAGCACATTTGGGCAGTTAGAACATCTACGCAGCTCGAGAAACCACGTTTTGTGATACTTGGATTTCAAacagcaagaaaaaatgatgcaACTAAAAATGCCAGCGTATTTGATCACTGCAACATCAgagacataaaattatttctaaactcTCAGAGTTATCCTTATGGAAATTTAAACCTCAACATTGCAAACAATCAATATGCTCTGTTCTATGATATGTATAtgaatttccaaatttcataCTACAACAAAGAACCTGAACCACTgctgacgaaaaaaaaatttttggaacaagCACCACTGTATGTTATTGATTGCTCAAAACAAAACGAATCGATAAAATCTGGACCAGTGGATATTCGTCTGGAATTTGAATCTACAAATCAATTTCCTGTGCAGATATCAGCTTATTGTCTCATTATACATGATCGCATAGTCAAGTATAATCCTACAAACAGCATCGTACGAAAACTAATATGA
- the LOC128668460 gene encoding uncharacterized protein LOC128668460: MEDKKSVIAYELHRPARRNYQRRHVDIRALDETWQADLVEMIPYATVNKGNKYLLTVIDIFSKYAWAVPIKSKSGSDVTSAMKSIFEQERVPENLHIDQGKEFYNKEF; encoded by the coding sequence atggaggacaaaaaatcagtaatagcGTATGAGCTGCACAGACCAGCACGAAGAAATTATCAACGTCGTCATGTTGACATACGAGCACTTGATGAAACTTGGCAAGCTGATCTAGTTGAAATGATTCCTTATGCAACAGTTAATAAAGGAAACAAATATCTGCTAACTgtcatagatattttttcaaagtatgctTGGGCTGTACcgattaaaagtaaaagtggCAGTGATGTCACTAGTGCAATGAAATCTATATTTGAACAAGAACGTGTACCAGAAAATCTGCATATTGACCAAGGCAaagaattttacaataaagaaTTTTAA